A portion of the Poecile atricapillus isolate bPoeAtr1 chromosome 7, bPoeAtr1.hap1, whole genome shotgun sequence genome contains these proteins:
- the USP33 gene encoding ubiquitin carboxyl-terminal hydrolase 33 isoform X1, whose amino-acid sequence MSSASSDCPHLESVGEITKEELIQKSHGTCQDCKVRGPNLWACLENRCAYVGCGESHVDHSTTHSQETKHCLTVNLTTLRVWCYACSKEVFLDRKLGSHSPLPSTRLSHQAQENSVQDFKIPSNPTLKIPLAAVFDDLDIEVEEDELKTRGLTGLKNIGNTCYMNAALQALSNCPPLTHFFLDCGGLARTDKKPAICKSYLKLMTELWHKSRPGSVVPTGLFQGIKTVNPMFRGYSQQDAQEFLRCLMDLLHEELKEPVVELEDAQPMNVEESMEEDKSQSDLSFQPCESCGNCDKTENDTMFKPVLEDPAETTMLIQDDDNNSVTSKDWQKEKISSNKLKRANSMEDLEKDTNTASESTEFLNNQGTVKVQIHSRFSEYINDVHMNDISAAQAPSSVEGMNTRLSNSPPKSFPSCSSLAQVHKKVSTVSSPKRKKRKKYRSVISDIFDGTIISSVQCLTCDRLSVTLETFQDLSLPIPGKEDLAKLHSASHQTSLVKAGSCGEAYAPQGWIAFFMEYFKRCFRFVVSCVPSWFWGPVVTLQDCLAAFFARDELKGDNMYSCGRCKKLRNGVKFCKVQKFPEILCIHLKRFRHELMFSTKIGTHVSFPLEGLDLQPFLAKDSPAQIMTYDLLSVICHHGTASSGHYIAYCRNNLNNLWYEFDDQSVTEVSESTVQNAEAYVLFYRKSNEEAQRERRRISGLLNMMEPSLLQFYVSRQWLNKFKTFAEPGPISNNDFLCVHGGVPPHKANFIEDLVVMLPQNIWDNLYSRYGGGPAVNHLYVCHTCQIESERIEKRRKNELEMFIRLNRAFQEEESPSTFYCISMHWFREWEGFVKGKDSDPPGPIDNAKIAVTKCGNAVLKQGADSGQISEETWNFLQSIYGGGPEIILRPPVPPVEPDILQTEEKIELETHGL is encoded by the exons ATGTCGTCAGCCAGCAGCGATTGCCCACACTTGGAATCAGTTGGTGAGATAACAAAGGAGGAATTGATACAGAAATCTCAT GGCACTTGTCAGGACTGTAAAGTCAGAGGACCCAACCTTTGGGCATGCTTAGAG AACAGGTGTGCGTATGTTGGCTGTGGTGAATCCCATGTTGATCACAGTACCACCCATTCCCAG gAGACAAAGCACTGTCTAACTGTCAACCTTACAACTCTCCGTGTTTGGTGTTACGCCTGTAGTAAGGAGGTATTCCTGGACAGAAAATTAGGATCTCATTCTCCACTACCAAGTACAAGATTGTCTCACCAAGCACAAGAAAACAGTGTGCAG GATTTTAAAATACCCAGTAATCCCACTCTGAAGATTCCATTAGCAGCTGTATTTGATGACTTAGATATAGAAGTGGAAGAAGATGAATTGAAGACCAGAG gtctaacaggattaaaaaatattggaaaCACTTGTTACATGAATGCAGCTTTACAAGCTCTTTCCAACTG CCCACCTTTGACGCACTTTTTTCTTGACTGCGGAGGCTTAGCCAGAACAGATAAGAAACCTGCAATTTGTAAAAGTTATCTCAAGCTGATGACAGAACTCTGGCACAAAAGCAG GCCTGGATCTGTTGTTCCTACCGGTTTATTTCAAGGAATAAAAACTGTTAATCCAATGTTTCGAGGCTACTCTCAACAG GATGCACAAGAATTTTTGCGTTGTCTAATGGATTTGCTTCATGAGGAGCTTAAAGAACCAGTTGTAGAACTGGAAGATGCCCAGCCTATGAATGTTGAAGAGAGTATGGAAGAAGATAAGAGCCAGTCAGACTTAAGCTTTCAGCCCTGTGAATCCTGTGGTAACTgtgataaaacagaaaatgacaCAATGTTCAAACCAGTCTTAGAGGATCCTGCAGAAACAACCATGTTAATTCAGGATGATGATAACAACTCAGTCACATCCAAAGactggcagaaagaaaaaatatcaagtAACAAACTTAAACGAGCAAATTCTATGGAAGACTTGGAAAAAGACACAAACACTGCCTCAGAGTccactgaatttttaaataacCAAGGGACTGTCAAAGTACAGATACATAGCCGATTCTCAG AATACATAAATGACGTTCATATGAATGACATATCTGCAGCCCAAGCACCATCATCAGTTGAAGGGATGAACACACGCTTGTCAAACAGCCCTCCAAAGTCATTCCCATCGTGTTCCTCACTGGCACAGGTCCACAAAAAAG TTTCAACAGTATCGTCACCAAAAAGGAAGAAGCGCAAGAAGTACAGGAGTGTTATCTCTGATATATTTGATGGGACTATAATAAGTTCAGTCCAGTGCTTGACTTGTGATCGG ctcTCTGTAACCCTGGAGACCTTTCAGGATCTGTCCTTGCCTATTCCAGGTAAGGAAGATCTTGCTAAACTCCATTCTGCAAGTCATCAGACATCTCTAGTCAAGGCAGGGTCATGTGGAGAAGCATATGCCCCTCAGGGATGGATAGCCTTTTTTATGGAATACTTCAAAA GATGTTTCAGGTTTGTTGTCTCATGTGTTCCTagctggttttggggtccaGTTGTAACCTTACAAGATTGTCTTGCTGCCTTTTTCGCCAGAGATGAGCTCAAGG GTGATAACATGTACAGCTGTGGAAGGTGTAAAAA GTTAAGAAATGGAGTGAAATTCTGCAAAGTGCAAAAATTTCCTGAG ATTCTGTGCATTCATCTCAAAAGATTTAGACATGAACTCAtgttttccacaaaaattgggACCCATGTGTCCTTTCCCTTGGAAGGCCTTGACCTTCAGCCCTTCCTTGCAAAGGACAGTCCAGCTCAAATCATGACTTATGATCTCCTGTCTGTCATCTGCCACCATGGAACTGCCAGCA GTGGACATTATATAGCTTATTGTCGCaacaatttaaataatttgtggTATGAATTTGATGACCAGAGTGTCACAGAAGTATCAGAATCCACAGTGCAAAATGCAGAAGCCTATGTTCTCTTCTACAG AAAGAGCAATGAAgaagcacagagagagagacgGAGGATATCAGGGCTACTGAATATGATGGAACCAAGTCTTCTGCAGTTCTATGTTTCCAGGCAGTGGTTAAATAAATTCAAGACTTTTGCAGAGCCAGGACCAATTTCAAATAATGACTTTCTCTGTGTGCATGGAG GTGTTCCTCCACACAAAGCTAACTTCATAGAGGACCTCGTTGTAATGCTACCTCAAAATATATGGGATAATCTGTATAGCAG ATATGGAGGAGGACCAGCTGTTAACCATCTGTATGTTTGTCACACCTGCCAAATAGAGTCTGAAAGAAttgaaaaaagaaggaaaaatgaattGGAAATGTTTATACGG CTTAATAGAGCATTCCAAGAAGAAGAATCTCCATCAACATTTTACTGCATCAGCATGCACTGGTTCAGAGAATGGGAAGGATTTGTAAAGGGTAAAGACAGTG ATCCTCCTGGCCCCATTGATAATGCTAAGATTGCAGTAACAAAATGTGGCAATGCTGTGCTAAAACAAG GTGCAGATTCTGGACAAATATCAGAAGAAACATGGAATTTTCTTCAGTCAATCTATGGTGGAGGTCCAGAGATTATACTCAGACCACCTGTTCCTCCTGTAGAACCTGATATATTGCAAACAGAAGAGAAGATTGAATTAGAAACTCATGGTCTGTAG
- the USP33 gene encoding ubiquitin carboxyl-terminal hydrolase 33 isoform X2, with protein MSSASSDCPHLESVGEITKEELIQKSHGTCQDCKVRGPNLWACLENRCAYVGCGESHVDHSTTHSQETKHCLTVNLTTLRVWCYACSKEVFLDRKLGSHSPLPSTRLSHQAQENSVQDFKIPSNPTLKIPLAAVFDDLDIEVEEDELKTRGLTGLKNIGNTCYMNAALQALSNCPPLTHFFLDCGGLARTDKKPAICKSYLKLMTELWHKSRPGSVVPTGLFQGIKTVNPMFRGYSQQDAQEFLRCLMDLLHEELKEPVVELEDAQPMNVEESMEEDKSQSDLSFQPCESCGNCDKTENDTMFKPVLEDPAETTMLIQDDDNNSVTSKDWQKEKISSNKLKRANSMEDLEKDTNTASESTEFLNNQGTVKVQIHSRFSEYINDVHMNDISAAQAPSSVEGMNTRLSNSPPKSFPSCSSLAQVHKKVSTVSSPKRKKRKKYRSVISDIFDGTIISSVQCLTCDRLSVTLETFQDLSLPIPGKEDLAKLHSASHQTSLVKAGSCGEAYAPQGWIAFFMEYFKRFVVSCVPSWFWGPVVTLQDCLAAFFARDELKGDNMYSCGRCKKLRNGVKFCKVQKFPEILCIHLKRFRHELMFSTKIGTHVSFPLEGLDLQPFLAKDSPAQIMTYDLLSVICHHGTASSGHYIAYCRNNLNNLWYEFDDQSVTEVSESTVQNAEAYVLFYRKSNEEAQRERRRISGLLNMMEPSLLQFYVSRQWLNKFKTFAEPGPISNNDFLCVHGGVPPHKANFIEDLVVMLPQNIWDNLYSRYGGGPAVNHLYVCHTCQIESERIEKRRKNELEMFIRLNRAFQEEESPSTFYCISMHWFREWEGFVKGKDSDPPGPIDNAKIAVTKCGNAVLKQGADSGQISEETWNFLQSIYGGGPEIILRPPVPPVEPDILQTEEKIELETHGL; from the exons ATGTCGTCAGCCAGCAGCGATTGCCCACACTTGGAATCAGTTGGTGAGATAACAAAGGAGGAATTGATACAGAAATCTCAT GGCACTTGTCAGGACTGTAAAGTCAGAGGACCCAACCTTTGGGCATGCTTAGAG AACAGGTGTGCGTATGTTGGCTGTGGTGAATCCCATGTTGATCACAGTACCACCCATTCCCAG gAGACAAAGCACTGTCTAACTGTCAACCTTACAACTCTCCGTGTTTGGTGTTACGCCTGTAGTAAGGAGGTATTCCTGGACAGAAAATTAGGATCTCATTCTCCACTACCAAGTACAAGATTGTCTCACCAAGCACAAGAAAACAGTGTGCAG GATTTTAAAATACCCAGTAATCCCACTCTGAAGATTCCATTAGCAGCTGTATTTGATGACTTAGATATAGAAGTGGAAGAAGATGAATTGAAGACCAGAG gtctaacaggattaaaaaatattggaaaCACTTGTTACATGAATGCAGCTTTACAAGCTCTTTCCAACTG CCCACCTTTGACGCACTTTTTTCTTGACTGCGGAGGCTTAGCCAGAACAGATAAGAAACCTGCAATTTGTAAAAGTTATCTCAAGCTGATGACAGAACTCTGGCACAAAAGCAG GCCTGGATCTGTTGTTCCTACCGGTTTATTTCAAGGAATAAAAACTGTTAATCCAATGTTTCGAGGCTACTCTCAACAG GATGCACAAGAATTTTTGCGTTGTCTAATGGATTTGCTTCATGAGGAGCTTAAAGAACCAGTTGTAGAACTGGAAGATGCCCAGCCTATGAATGTTGAAGAGAGTATGGAAGAAGATAAGAGCCAGTCAGACTTAAGCTTTCAGCCCTGTGAATCCTGTGGTAACTgtgataaaacagaaaatgacaCAATGTTCAAACCAGTCTTAGAGGATCCTGCAGAAACAACCATGTTAATTCAGGATGATGATAACAACTCAGTCACATCCAAAGactggcagaaagaaaaaatatcaagtAACAAACTTAAACGAGCAAATTCTATGGAAGACTTGGAAAAAGACACAAACACTGCCTCAGAGTccactgaatttttaaataacCAAGGGACTGTCAAAGTACAGATACATAGCCGATTCTCAG AATACATAAATGACGTTCATATGAATGACATATCTGCAGCCCAAGCACCATCATCAGTTGAAGGGATGAACACACGCTTGTCAAACAGCCCTCCAAAGTCATTCCCATCGTGTTCCTCACTGGCACAGGTCCACAAAAAAG TTTCAACAGTATCGTCACCAAAAAGGAAGAAGCGCAAGAAGTACAGGAGTGTTATCTCTGATATATTTGATGGGACTATAATAAGTTCAGTCCAGTGCTTGACTTGTGATCGG ctcTCTGTAACCCTGGAGACCTTTCAGGATCTGTCCTTGCCTATTCCAGGTAAGGAAGATCTTGCTAAACTCCATTCTGCAAGTCATCAGACATCTCTAGTCAAGGCAGGGTCATGTGGAGAAGCATATGCCCCTCAGGGATGGATAGCCTTTTTTATGGAATACTTCAAAAG GTTTGTTGTCTCATGTGTTCCTagctggttttggggtccaGTTGTAACCTTACAAGATTGTCTTGCTGCCTTTTTCGCCAGAGATGAGCTCAAGG GTGATAACATGTACAGCTGTGGAAGGTGTAAAAA GTTAAGAAATGGAGTGAAATTCTGCAAAGTGCAAAAATTTCCTGAG ATTCTGTGCATTCATCTCAAAAGATTTAGACATGAACTCAtgttttccacaaaaattgggACCCATGTGTCCTTTCCCTTGGAAGGCCTTGACCTTCAGCCCTTCCTTGCAAAGGACAGTCCAGCTCAAATCATGACTTATGATCTCCTGTCTGTCATCTGCCACCATGGAACTGCCAGCA GTGGACATTATATAGCTTATTGTCGCaacaatttaaataatttgtggTATGAATTTGATGACCAGAGTGTCACAGAAGTATCAGAATCCACAGTGCAAAATGCAGAAGCCTATGTTCTCTTCTACAG AAAGAGCAATGAAgaagcacagagagagagacgGAGGATATCAGGGCTACTGAATATGATGGAACCAAGTCTTCTGCAGTTCTATGTTTCCAGGCAGTGGTTAAATAAATTCAAGACTTTTGCAGAGCCAGGACCAATTTCAAATAATGACTTTCTCTGTGTGCATGGAG GTGTTCCTCCACACAAAGCTAACTTCATAGAGGACCTCGTTGTAATGCTACCTCAAAATATATGGGATAATCTGTATAGCAG ATATGGAGGAGGACCAGCTGTTAACCATCTGTATGTTTGTCACACCTGCCAAATAGAGTCTGAAAGAAttgaaaaaagaaggaaaaatgaattGGAAATGTTTATACGG CTTAATAGAGCATTCCAAGAAGAAGAATCTCCATCAACATTTTACTGCATCAGCATGCACTGGTTCAGAGAATGGGAAGGATTTGTAAAGGGTAAAGACAGTG ATCCTCCTGGCCCCATTGATAATGCTAAGATTGCAGTAACAAAATGTGGCAATGCTGTGCTAAAACAAG GTGCAGATTCTGGACAAATATCAGAAGAAACATGGAATTTTCTTCAGTCAATCTATGGTGGAGGTCCAGAGATTATACTCAGACCACCTGTTCCTCCTGTAGAACCTGATATATTGCAAACAGAAGAGAAGATTGAATTAGAAACTCATGGTCTGTAG
- the USP33 gene encoding ubiquitin carboxyl-terminal hydrolase 33 isoform X3: MSSASSDCPHLESVGEITKEELIQKSHGTCQDCKVRGPNLWACLENRCAYVGCGESHVDHSTTHSQETKHCLTVNLTTLRVWCYACSKEVFLDRKLGSHSPLPSTRLSHQAQENSVQDFKIPSNPTLKIPLAAVFDDLDIEVEEDELKTRGLTGLKNIGNTCYMNAALQALSNCPPLTHFFLDCGGLARTDKKPAICKSYLKLMTELWHKSRPGSVVPTGLFQGIKTVNPMFRGYSQQDAQEFLRCLMDLLHEELKEPVVELEDAQPMNVEESMEEDKSQSDLSFQPCESCGNCDKTENDTMFKPVLEDPAETTMLIQDDDNNSVTSKDWQKEKISSNKLKRANSMEDLEKDTNTASESTEFLNNQGTVKVQIHSRFSEYINDVHMNDISAAQAPSSVEGMNTRLSNSPPKSFPSCSSLAQVHKKVSTVSSPKRKKRKKYRSVISDIFDGTIISSVQCLTCDRLSVTLETFQDLSLPIPGKEDLAKLHSASHQTSLVKAGSCGEAYAPQGWIAFFMEYFKSWFWGPVVTLQDCLAAFFARDELKGDNMYSCGRCKKLRNGVKFCKVQKFPEILCIHLKRFRHELMFSTKIGTHVSFPLEGLDLQPFLAKDSPAQIMTYDLLSVICHHGTASSGHYIAYCRNNLNNLWYEFDDQSVTEVSESTVQNAEAYVLFYRKSNEEAQRERRRISGLLNMMEPSLLQFYVSRQWLNKFKTFAEPGPISNNDFLCVHGGVPPHKANFIEDLVVMLPQNIWDNLYSRYGGGPAVNHLYVCHTCQIESERIEKRRKNELEMFIRLNRAFQEEESPSTFYCISMHWFREWEGFVKGKDSDPPGPIDNAKIAVTKCGNAVLKQGADSGQISEETWNFLQSIYGGGPEIILRPPVPPVEPDILQTEEKIELETHGL; the protein is encoded by the exons ATGTCGTCAGCCAGCAGCGATTGCCCACACTTGGAATCAGTTGGTGAGATAACAAAGGAGGAATTGATACAGAAATCTCAT GGCACTTGTCAGGACTGTAAAGTCAGAGGACCCAACCTTTGGGCATGCTTAGAG AACAGGTGTGCGTATGTTGGCTGTGGTGAATCCCATGTTGATCACAGTACCACCCATTCCCAG gAGACAAAGCACTGTCTAACTGTCAACCTTACAACTCTCCGTGTTTGGTGTTACGCCTGTAGTAAGGAGGTATTCCTGGACAGAAAATTAGGATCTCATTCTCCACTACCAAGTACAAGATTGTCTCACCAAGCACAAGAAAACAGTGTGCAG GATTTTAAAATACCCAGTAATCCCACTCTGAAGATTCCATTAGCAGCTGTATTTGATGACTTAGATATAGAAGTGGAAGAAGATGAATTGAAGACCAGAG gtctaacaggattaaaaaatattggaaaCACTTGTTACATGAATGCAGCTTTACAAGCTCTTTCCAACTG CCCACCTTTGACGCACTTTTTTCTTGACTGCGGAGGCTTAGCCAGAACAGATAAGAAACCTGCAATTTGTAAAAGTTATCTCAAGCTGATGACAGAACTCTGGCACAAAAGCAG GCCTGGATCTGTTGTTCCTACCGGTTTATTTCAAGGAATAAAAACTGTTAATCCAATGTTTCGAGGCTACTCTCAACAG GATGCACAAGAATTTTTGCGTTGTCTAATGGATTTGCTTCATGAGGAGCTTAAAGAACCAGTTGTAGAACTGGAAGATGCCCAGCCTATGAATGTTGAAGAGAGTATGGAAGAAGATAAGAGCCAGTCAGACTTAAGCTTTCAGCCCTGTGAATCCTGTGGTAACTgtgataaaacagaaaatgacaCAATGTTCAAACCAGTCTTAGAGGATCCTGCAGAAACAACCATGTTAATTCAGGATGATGATAACAACTCAGTCACATCCAAAGactggcagaaagaaaaaatatcaagtAACAAACTTAAACGAGCAAATTCTATGGAAGACTTGGAAAAAGACACAAACACTGCCTCAGAGTccactgaatttttaaataacCAAGGGACTGTCAAAGTACAGATACATAGCCGATTCTCAG AATACATAAATGACGTTCATATGAATGACATATCTGCAGCCCAAGCACCATCATCAGTTGAAGGGATGAACACACGCTTGTCAAACAGCCCTCCAAAGTCATTCCCATCGTGTTCCTCACTGGCACAGGTCCACAAAAAAG TTTCAACAGTATCGTCACCAAAAAGGAAGAAGCGCAAGAAGTACAGGAGTGTTATCTCTGATATATTTGATGGGACTATAATAAGTTCAGTCCAGTGCTTGACTTGTGATCGG ctcTCTGTAACCCTGGAGACCTTTCAGGATCTGTCCTTGCCTATTCCAGGTAAGGAAGATCTTGCTAAACTCCATTCTGCAAGTCATCAGACATCTCTAGTCAAGGCAGGGTCATGTGGAGAAGCATATGCCCCTCAGGGATGGATAGCCTTTTTTATGGAATACTTCAAAAG ctggttttggggtccaGTTGTAACCTTACAAGATTGTCTTGCTGCCTTTTTCGCCAGAGATGAGCTCAAGG GTGATAACATGTACAGCTGTGGAAGGTGTAAAAA GTTAAGAAATGGAGTGAAATTCTGCAAAGTGCAAAAATTTCCTGAG ATTCTGTGCATTCATCTCAAAAGATTTAGACATGAACTCAtgttttccacaaaaattgggACCCATGTGTCCTTTCCCTTGGAAGGCCTTGACCTTCAGCCCTTCCTTGCAAAGGACAGTCCAGCTCAAATCATGACTTATGATCTCCTGTCTGTCATCTGCCACCATGGAACTGCCAGCA GTGGACATTATATAGCTTATTGTCGCaacaatttaaataatttgtggTATGAATTTGATGACCAGAGTGTCACAGAAGTATCAGAATCCACAGTGCAAAATGCAGAAGCCTATGTTCTCTTCTACAG AAAGAGCAATGAAgaagcacagagagagagacgGAGGATATCAGGGCTACTGAATATGATGGAACCAAGTCTTCTGCAGTTCTATGTTTCCAGGCAGTGGTTAAATAAATTCAAGACTTTTGCAGAGCCAGGACCAATTTCAAATAATGACTTTCTCTGTGTGCATGGAG GTGTTCCTCCACACAAAGCTAACTTCATAGAGGACCTCGTTGTAATGCTACCTCAAAATATATGGGATAATCTGTATAGCAG ATATGGAGGAGGACCAGCTGTTAACCATCTGTATGTTTGTCACACCTGCCAAATAGAGTCTGAAAGAAttgaaaaaagaaggaaaaatgaattGGAAATGTTTATACGG CTTAATAGAGCATTCCAAGAAGAAGAATCTCCATCAACATTTTACTGCATCAGCATGCACTGGTTCAGAGAATGGGAAGGATTTGTAAAGGGTAAAGACAGTG ATCCTCCTGGCCCCATTGATAATGCTAAGATTGCAGTAACAAAATGTGGCAATGCTGTGCTAAAACAAG GTGCAGATTCTGGACAAATATCAGAAGAAACATGGAATTTTCTTCAGTCAATCTATGGTGGAGGTCCAGAGATTATACTCAGACCACCTGTTCCTCCTGTAGAACCTGATATATTGCAAACAGAAGAGAAGATTGAATTAGAAACTCATGGTCTGTAG